From one Trifolium pratense cultivar HEN17-A07 linkage group LG1, ARS_RC_1.1, whole genome shotgun sequence genomic stretch:
- the LOC123906203 gene encoding uncharacterized protein LOC123906203, translated as MRLISKSFIFSLSILVMLSSTTYSQIKSPNIQSATYLSEKFEVGPGEVVSKTMFDIEFPIGHIGVKSFDVDIVDEQGNSVPLHETYFHHYFAIKYIINKTHDFNDLTKPFGGAIFRRNDGTCNDAILPHYWGFGSESRGTSTKIPDPFAVELGNPANIPEGWEEKWLFSIMVIDTRGTENRKSCTECRCDQFNLPQNFYNVSTEIHGKPLTPEYKGGIFCCKDNFQCKLIKGFEAPRRKLALRYKVTWVDWDQHQIPLRFYILDSTDRIRTNGSETIHDCLAEYTIPENNSGDRFHVQKSSIPMKKGGYLIYGTAHMHTGVVNATLYGQDGRTLCTSTPRYGTGKEAGNEEGYLVEMSVCYPTPGSIKINDGETLTVESRYKNEFITGAMGHIYIYLADQLPYET; from the exons ATGAGATTGATCtctaaatcatttattttctcattaTCAATACTTGTGATGCTATCAAGCACAACTTACTCACAAATAAAGTCTCCTAATATTCAATCAGCAACATATTTGTCAGAAAAGTTTGAAGTGGGGCCCGGAGAAGTTGTGTCAAAAACAATGTTTGATATTGAGTTTCCAATCGGTCATATAGGAGTCAAGAGCTTCGACGTTGATATAGTTGATGAACAAGGGAATTCTGTACCATTGCATGAAACTTACTTTCATCATTATTttgctataaaatatattataaataaaactcACGATTTTAATGATCTTACCAAACCTTTTGGGGGTGCCATCTTCAGAAGAAACGACGGAACATGCAACGATGCTATTCTTCCACATTATTGGGGTTTTGGAAGTGAATCACGGGGAACAAGTACAAAAATTCCTGATCCATTTGCAGTTGAACTAGGAAACCCTGCAAATATTCCAGaagggtgggaagagaaatggCTATTTAGCATCATGGTCATTGATACACGTGGCACAGAAAATAGGAAAAGTTGCACTGAATGTAGGTGTGACCAATTTAATCTcccacaaaatttctataatgTGTCAACCGAAATTCATGGAAAACCATTGACCCCCGAATATAAAGGAGGAATCTTTTGTTGCAAAGATAACTTTCAATGCAAATTAATAAAGGGATTTGAAGCACCAAGGAGAAAGCTTGCCTTAAGATACAAAGTAACATGGGTTGACTGGGACCAACACCAAATTCCACTTAGATTTTATATACTTGACTCCACTGATCGAATTAGAACAAATGGTTCCGAAACAATCCATGATTGTCTG GCAGAGTATACTATTCCAGAAAATAATAGTGGTGACCGTTTTCACGTTCAAAAATCAAGCATCCCCATGAAAAAAGGTGGTTATCTTATCTATGGCACTGCTCATATGCATACAGGTGTTGTTAATGCAACACTATACGGACAG GATGGAAGGACATTGTGTACATCAACACCAAGATATGGAACAGGAAAGGAAGCGGGGAATGAGGAAGGCTATCTTGTTGAAATGTCCGTATGTTATCCAACACCAGGTTCAATCAAGATTAATGATGGTGAAACTTTGACGGTGGAATCAagatataaaaatgaatttatcaCTGGAGCTATGGGACATATCTATATCTATTTGGCTGATCAACTGCCATATGAAACATAG
- the LOC123906229 gene encoding uncharacterized protein LOC123906229 encodes MRLISKSFIFSLSILVMLSRTTYSQIKSPNIQSATYLSEKFEVGPGEVVSKTMFDIEFPIGHIGVKSFDVDIVDEQGNSVPLHETYFHHYFAIKYIINKTHDFNDLTKPFGGAIFRRNDGTCNDAILPHYWGFGSESRGTSTKIPDPFAIELGNPANIPEGWEEKWLFSIMVIDTRGTENRKSCTECRCDQFNLPQNFYNVSTEIHGKPLTPEYKGGIFCCKDNFQCKLIKGFEAPRRKLALRYKVTWVDWDQHQIPLRFYILDSTDRIRTNGSETIHDCLAEYTIPENNSGDRFHVQKSSIPMKKGGYLIYGTAHMHTGVVNATLYGQDGRTLCTSTPRYGTGKEAGNEEGYLVEMSVCYPTPGSIKINDGETLTVESRYKNEFITGAMGHIYIYLADQLPYET; translated from the exons ATGAGATTGATCtctaaatcatttattttctcattaTCAATACTTGTGATGCTATCAAGAACAACTTACTCACAAATAAAGTCTCCTAATATTCAATCAGCAACATATTTGTCAGAAAAGTTTGAAGTGGGGCCCGGAGAAGTTGTGTCAAAAACAATGTTTGATATTGAGTTTCCAATCGGTCATATAGGAGTCAAGAGCTTCGACGTTGATATAGTTGATGAACAAGGGAATTCTGTACCATTGCATGAAACTTACTTTCATCATTATTttgctataaaatatattataaataaaactcACGATTTTAATGATCTTACCAAACCTTTTGGGGGTGCCATCTTCAGAAGAAACGACGGAACATGCAACGATGCTATTCTTCCACATTATTGGGGTTTTGGAAGTGAATCACGGGGAACAAGTACAAAAATTCCTGATCCATTTGCAATTGAACTAGGAAACCCTGCAAATATTCCAGaagggtgggaagagaaatggCTATTTAGCATCATGGTCATTGATACACGTGGCACAGAAAATAGGAAAAGTTGCACTGAATGTAGGTGTGACCAATTTAATCTcccacaaaatttctataatgTGTCAACCGAAATTCATGGAAAACCATTGACCCCCGAATATAAAGGAGGAATCTTTTGTTGCAAAGATAACTTTCAATGCAAATTAATAAAGGGATTTGAAGCACCAAGGAGAAAGCTTGCCTTAAGATACAAAGTAACATGGGTTGACTGGGACCAACACCAAATTCCACTTAGATTTTATATACTTGACTCCACTGATCGAATTAGAACAAATGGTTCCGAAACAATCCATGATTGTCTG GCAGAGTATACTATTCCAGAAAATAATAGTGGTGACCGTTTTCACGTTCAAAAATCAAGCATCCCCATGAAAAAAGGTGGTTATCTTATCTATGGCACTGCTCATATGCATACAGGTGTTGTTAATGCAACACTATACGGACAG GATGGAAGGACATTGTGTACATCAACACCAAGATATGGAACAGGAAAGGAAGCGGGGAATGAGGAAGGCTATCTTGTTGAAATGTCCGTATGTTATCCAACACCAGGTTCAATCAAGATTAATGATGGTGAAACTTTGACGGTGGAATCAagatataaaaatgaatttatcaCTGGAGCTATGGGACATATCTATATCTATTTGGCTGATCAACTGCCATATGAAACATAG
- the LOC123906211 gene encoding uncharacterized protein LOC123906211 produces the protein MRLISKSFIFSLSILVMLSSTTYSQIKSPDIQSATYLSEKFEVGPGEVVSKTMFDIEFPIGHIGVKSFDVDIVDEQGNSVPLHETYFHHYFAIKYIINKTHDFNDLTKPFGGAIFRRNDGTCNDAILPHYWGFGSESRGTSTKIPDPFAVELGNPANIPEGWEEKWLFSIMVIDTRGTENRKSCTECRCDQFNLPQNFYNVSTEIHGKPLTPEYKGGIFCCKDNFQCKLIKGFEAPRRKLALRYKVTWVDWDQHQIPLRFYILDSTDRIRTNGSETIHDCLAEYTIPENNSGDRFHVQKSSIPMKKGGYLIYGTAHMHTGVVNATLYGQDGRTLCTSTPRYGTGKEAGNEEGYLVEMSVCYPTPGSIKINDGETLTVESRYKNEFITGAMGHIYIYLADQLPYET, from the exons ATGAGATTGATCtctaaatcatttattttctcattaTCAATACTTGTGATGCTATCAAGCACAACTTACTCACAAATAAAGTCTCCTGATATTCAATCAGCAACATATTTGTCAGAAAAGTTTGAAGTGGGGCCCGGAGAAGTTGTGTCAAAAACAATGTTTGATATTGAGTTTCCAATCGGTCATATAGGAGTCAAGAGCTTCGACGTTGATATAGTTGATGAACAAGGGAATTCTGTACCATTGCATGAAACTTACTTTCATCATTATTttgctataaaatatattataaataaaactcACGATTTTAATGATCTTACCAAACCTTTTGGGGGTGCCATCTTCAGAAGAAACGACGGAACATGCAACGATGCTATTCTTCCACATTATTGGGGTTTTGGAAGTGAATCACGGGGAACAAGTACAAAAATTCCTGATCCATTTGCAGTTGAACTAGGAAACCCTGCAAATATTCCAGaagggtgggaagagaaatggCTATTTAGCATCATGGTCATTGATACACGTGGCACAGAAAATAGGAAAAGTTGCACTGAATGTAGGTGTGACCAATTTAATCTcccacaaaatttctataatgTGTCAACCGAAATTCATGGAAAACCATTGACCCCCGAATATAAAGGAGGAATCTTTTGTTGCAAAGATAACTTTCAATGCAAATTAATAAAGGGATTTGAAGCACCAAGGAGAAAGCTTGCCTTAAGATACAAAGTAACATGGGTTGACTGGGACCAACACCAAATTCCACTTAGATTTTATATACTTGACTCCACTGATCGAATTAGAACAAATGGTTCCGAAACAATCCATGATTGTCTG GCAGAGTATACTATTCCAGAAAATAATAGTGGTGACCGTTTTCACGTTCAAAAATCAAGCATCCCCATGAAAAAAGGTGGTTATCTTATCTATGGCACTGCTCATATGCATACAGGTGTTGTTAATGCAACACTATACGGACAG GATGGAAGGACATTGTGTACATCAACACCAAGATATGGAACAGGAAAGGAAGCGGGGAATGAGGAAGGCTATCTTGTTGAAATGTCCGTATGTTATCCAACACCAGGTTCAATCAAGATTAATGATGGTGAAACTTTGACGGTGGAATCAagatataaaaatgaatttatcaCTGGAGCTATGGGACATATCTATATCTATTTGGCTGATCAACTGCCATATGAAACATAG
- the LOC123906240 gene encoding uncharacterized protein LOC123906240, translating into MRLISKSFIFSLSILVMLSRTTYSQIKSPNIQSATYLSEKFEVGPGEVVSKTMFDIEFPIGHIGVKSFDVDIVDEWCYNEQGNSVPLHETYFHHYFAIKYIINKTHDFNDLTKPFGAIFRRNDGTCNDAILPHYWGFGSESRGTSTKIPDPFAIELGNPANIPEGWEEKWLFSIMVIDTRGTENRKSCTECRCDQFNLPQNFYNVSTEIHGKPLTPEYKGGIFCCKDNFQCKLIKGFEAPRRKLALRYKVTWVDWDQHQIPLRFYILDSTDRIRTNGSETIHDCLAEYTIPENNSGDRFHVQKSSIPMKKGGYLIYGTAHMHTGVVNATLYGQDGRTLCTSTPRYGTGKEAGNEEGYLVEMSVCYPTPGSIKINDGETLTVESRYKNEFITGAMGHIYIYLADQLPYET; encoded by the exons ATGAGATTGATCtctaaatcatttattttctcattaTCAATACTTGTGATGCTATCAAGAACAACTTACTCACAAATAAAGTCTCCTAATATTCAATCAGCAACATATTTGTCAGAAAAGTTTGAAGTGGGGCCCGGAGAAGTTGTGTCAAAAACAATGTTTGATATTGAGTTTCCAATCGGTCATATAGGAGTCAAGAGCTTCGACGTTGATATAGTTGATGaat ggtgttacaatgaACAAGGGAATTCTGTACCATTGCATGAAACTTACTTTCATCATTATTttgctataaaatatattataaataaaactcACGATTTTAATGATCTTACCAAACCTTTTGGGG ccATCTTCAGAAGAAACGACGGAACATGCAACGATGCTATTCTTCCACATTATTGGGGTTTTGGAAGTGAATCACGGGGAACAAGTACAAAAATTCCTGATCCATTTGCAATTGAACTAGGAAACCCTGCAAATATTCCAGaagggtgggaagagaaatggCTATTTAGCATCATGGTCATTGATACACGTGGCACAGAAAATAGGAAAAGTTGCACTGAATGTAGGTGTGACCAATTTAATCTcccacaaaatttctataatgTGTCAACCGAAATTCATGGAAAACCATTGACCCCCGAATATAAAGGAGGAATCTTTTGTTGCAAAGATAACTTTCAATGCAAATTAATAAAGGGATTTGAAGCACCAAGGAGAAAGCTTGCCTTAAGATACAAAGTAACATGGGTTGACTGGGACCAACACCAAATTCCACTTAGATTTTATATACTTGACTCCACTGATCGAATTAGAACAAATGGTTCCGAAACAATCCATGATTGTCTG GCAGAGTATACTATTCCAGAAAATAATAGTGGTGACCGTTTTCACGTTCAAAAATCAAGCATCCCCATGAAAAAAGGTGGTTATCTTATCTATGGCACTGCTCATATGCATACAGGTGTTGTTAATGCAACACTATACGGACAG GATGGAAGGACATTGTGTACATCAACACCAAGATATGGAACAGGAAAGGAAGCGGGGAATGAGGAAGGCTATCTTGTTGAAATGTCCGTATGTTATCCAACACCAGGTTCAATCAAGATTAATGATGGTGAAACTTTGACGGTGGAATCAagatataaaaatgaatttatcaCTGGAGCTATGGGACATATCTATATCTATTTGGCTGATCAACTGCCATATGAAACATAG